A stretch of Stegostoma tigrinum isolate sSteTig4 chromosome 23, sSteTig4.hap1, whole genome shotgun sequence DNA encodes these proteins:
- the sbk1 gene encoding serine/threonine-protein kinase SBK1 isoform X1: MMFLIISVSARMNVCGTEQDLTRSSCGAVGDTEDLQAMAVRSLSASDMHKHYDFIRELGKGTYGRVELVIHKNAGTKMALKFLNKNKTKLKNFLKEYSITNNLSSNPFIIKVFDIVFETEDCYVFGQEYAPGGDLFDIIPPQVGLPEDNVKRCVQQLGLAIDYMHSKSLVHRDIKPENVLLFDKECRRVKLSDFGMTRKVGCRVKRISGTIPYTAPEICQANRTEGFLVDCSIDVWAFGVLIFCMLTGNFPWEAAMPSDTFYEEFVRWQRGRLNGFPSQWKRFTDGALRMFQRLLAVDPEKRCSVKEVFYFLKCDLMVELRRRASYRCRTHLSDKPAHKHEGSSPSMPTPLRRSLLSETASSRFTSTSTESSSHPSASRMEGRQDKGKGRMIVATAIEICV; encoded by the exons ATGATGTTTCTAATCATTTCAGTAAG TGCAAGGATGAATGTCTGTGGGACCGAACAGGACCTAACCCGAAGCTCATGTGGCGCGGTGGGCGACACGGAGGATCTGCAGGCGATGGCTGTGCGCAGTCTGTCGGCGTCAGACATGCATAAACATTACGATTTCATCCGAGAGCTAGGCAAGGGGACGTACGGCAGGGTGGAGCTCGTTATCCACAAAAACGCAG GAACCAAAATGGCTTTAAAgtttttgaataaaaacaaaacaaagctgaAGAATTTTTTGAAAGAGTACAGCATCACTAACAATCTCTCCTCCAACCCCTTCATCATCAAGGTCTTTGACATTGTCTTTGAGACTGAAGATTGCTATGTGTTTGGTCAGGAGTATGCTCCAGGTGGCGATTTGTTTGACATCATCCCTCCCCAG GTGGGTCTACCTGAGGACAACGTGAAACGCTGTGTGCAGCAGTTGGGTTTAGCTATTGACTACATGCACAGTAAGAGTCTGGTTCACCGGGATATAAAGCCAGAAAATGTCCTCCTTTTTGACAAGGAGTGCAGACGGGTGAAGCTGTCCGATTTCGGGATGACACGCAAAGTTGGCTGCAGAGTGAAGCGCATCAGTGGGACCATCCCATACACAGCTCCAGAGATCTGTCAAGCCAACAGGACTGAAGGCTTTTTAGTTGACTGCAGCATTGATGTCTGGGCTTTTGGTGTTCTAATCTTCTGCATGTTGACTGGGAACTTTCCTTGGGAGGCTGCCATGCCATCTGACACATTCTATGAGGAATTTGTGCGGTGGCAGAGGGGCCGGCTGAATGGGTTTCCCTCACAGTGGAAAAGGTTCACAGATGGAGCACTACGAATGTTTCAGAGGCTGCTGGCTGTTGATCCAGAGAAAAGATGTTCGGTCAAGgaagtgttttattttctgaagtgTGACTTGATGGTAGAATTGAGGAGGAGGGCTTCTTATCGATGTAGAACGCATTTGTCTGATAAGCCGGCGCACAAACACGAGGGATCCAGCCCCAGCATGCCCACTCCACTGAGAAGAAGCCTCCTGTCAGAAACAGCAAGTTCCAGATTCACGTCCACATCCACAGAGTCAAGTTCACACCCATCCGCAAGCAGGATGGAGGGAAGACAGGACAAGGGCAAAGGTCGCATGATTGTTGCTACGGCGATTGAAATTTGTGTTTAA
- the sbk1 gene encoding serine/threonine-protein kinase SBK1 isoform X2, which produces MNVCGTEQDLTRSSCGAVGDTEDLQAMAVRSLSASDMHKHYDFIRELGKGTYGRVELVIHKNAGTKMALKFLNKNKTKLKNFLKEYSITNNLSSNPFIIKVFDIVFETEDCYVFGQEYAPGGDLFDIIPPQVGLPEDNVKRCVQQLGLAIDYMHSKSLVHRDIKPENVLLFDKECRRVKLSDFGMTRKVGCRVKRISGTIPYTAPEICQANRTEGFLVDCSIDVWAFGVLIFCMLTGNFPWEAAMPSDTFYEEFVRWQRGRLNGFPSQWKRFTDGALRMFQRLLAVDPEKRCSVKEVFYFLKCDLMVELRRRASYRCRTHLSDKPAHKHEGSSPSMPTPLRRSLLSETASSRFTSTSTESSSHPSASRMEGRQDKGKGRMIVATAIEICV; this is translated from the exons ATGAATGTCTGTGGGACCGAACAGGACCTAACCCGAAGCTCATGTGGCGCGGTGGGCGACACGGAGGATCTGCAGGCGATGGCTGTGCGCAGTCTGTCGGCGTCAGACATGCATAAACATTACGATTTCATCCGAGAGCTAGGCAAGGGGACGTACGGCAGGGTGGAGCTCGTTATCCACAAAAACGCAG GAACCAAAATGGCTTTAAAgtttttgaataaaaacaaaacaaagctgaAGAATTTTTTGAAAGAGTACAGCATCACTAACAATCTCTCCTCCAACCCCTTCATCATCAAGGTCTTTGACATTGTCTTTGAGACTGAAGATTGCTATGTGTTTGGTCAGGAGTATGCTCCAGGTGGCGATTTGTTTGACATCATCCCTCCCCAG GTGGGTCTACCTGAGGACAACGTGAAACGCTGTGTGCAGCAGTTGGGTTTAGCTATTGACTACATGCACAGTAAGAGTCTGGTTCACCGGGATATAAAGCCAGAAAATGTCCTCCTTTTTGACAAGGAGTGCAGACGGGTGAAGCTGTCCGATTTCGGGATGACACGCAAAGTTGGCTGCAGAGTGAAGCGCATCAGTGGGACCATCCCATACACAGCTCCAGAGATCTGTCAAGCCAACAGGACTGAAGGCTTTTTAGTTGACTGCAGCATTGATGTCTGGGCTTTTGGTGTTCTAATCTTCTGCATGTTGACTGGGAACTTTCCTTGGGAGGCTGCCATGCCATCTGACACATTCTATGAGGAATTTGTGCGGTGGCAGAGGGGCCGGCTGAATGGGTTTCCCTCACAGTGGAAAAGGTTCACAGATGGAGCACTACGAATGTTTCAGAGGCTGCTGGCTGTTGATCCAGAGAAAAGATGTTCGGTCAAGgaagtgttttattttctgaagtgTGACTTGATGGTAGAATTGAGGAGGAGGGCTTCTTATCGATGTAGAACGCATTTGTCTGATAAGCCGGCGCACAAACACGAGGGATCCAGCCCCAGCATGCCCACTCCACTGAGAAGAAGCCTCCTGTCAGAAACAGCAAGTTCCAGATTCACGTCCACATCCACAGAGTCAAGTTCACACCCATCCGCAAGCAGGATGGAGGGAAGACAGGACAAGGGCAAAGGTCGCATGATTGTTGCTACGGCGATTGAAATTTGTGTTTAA